In the Topomyia yanbarensis strain Yona2022 chromosome 3, ASM3024719v1, whole genome shotgun sequence genome, one interval contains:
- the LOC131689488 gene encoding fibrillin-1-like: protein MQLLYQILVLFLLDTAFGKFCEIEEKTPISRAYTTDVNHYVKCSYKCSWGWQSKTIPSTCSETTCHLDYRVTRKQGCCAGYYGNGTECIPVCKDGCENGRCTEPEACTCNAGYQMQNGKCTPQCANCEHGNCVAPNQCICDAGFAKNNAGRCVPKCNEDCVNGVCNELNQCVCRDGFYFNEKLLELGIRNNTVCTAKCDRPCINGVCSGRNRCECLFGYEVTKYDQFTCAPVCDPTCSNGLCVAPNKCVCNSGYKKELDHCVPECNPGCVNSLCSEPGECKCFQGYEKSNESHVCNPICHPPCENGACVGVQHCICFHGYRQLNASMCEPFCNPKYINTHNGICVAPNVLRCNEGYSLSESPDQKLTCTSRCDPKCVNASCTSDGICKCHTGYQLGAGSNHECEPVCNPPCEKANCVAPDHCQCESGYRKTPENPDTCTFFCNPEVVDCSLGNCTDVDTCECPDGFDLVEDTNQILRCVPLCEPPCVNGNCVESNVCECLPGYQLLNATICEPICDVDCQNGVCTGPNQCSCNNGFVKTNETICEPHCDADVINCTFGVCVQPNDCQCHSGYHLNNSSCQPICDQLPLNSICFAPGKSRCLDGHEPGNDGNCSPVCEQDCGNGTCSAPNTCSCDSGYQVDETASCNSICEDKCTIEAGVCDDLLCICNAGYDNRESIYFCSPVCNNCLNGNCTAPGECECFEGFELSNRTMICEPVCADCADGCCISPGVCQCKEPQAASASAENFPWTIVWCVIGGAITLAAAYIIIKYIKHKGIEHSYKCEYDPSLEQTSISGSL from the exons ATGCAACTGTTGTACCAAATCTTGGTTTTATTCCTGTTGGACACTGCCTTCGGCAAGTTCTGTGAAATAGAAGAAAA GACACCAATATCCAGAGCATACACGACAGACGTTAACCATTATGTCAAGTGCTCGTACAAGTGCAGTTGGGGCTGGCAGTCAAAAACCATACCGTCGACGTGTTCCGAAACGACTTGTCAT CTGGACTATCGAGTGACGAGGAAGCAGGGCTGCTGCGCTGGATACTATGGCAACGGAACGGAGTGTATTCCAGTGTGCAAAGACGGGTGTGAGAATGGTCGTTGCACTGAACCGGAAGCGTGCACCTGTAACGCGGGCTATCAGATGCAGAACGGAAAGTGCACTCCGCAGTGTGCTAACTGTGAGCATGGCAATTGTGTCGCGCCGAATCAGTGCATCTGTGATGCTGGGTTCGCGAAGAATAATGCCGGCCGTTGCGTTCCGAAGTGCAACGAGGATTGCGTGAATGGGGTTTGTAACGAGCTGAATCAGTGCGTTTGTCGAGATGGATTCTATTTCAATGAGAAATTGTTGGAACTTGGTATTAGAAATAATACGGTGTGTACGGCGAAGTGTGATCGACCATGTATTAATGGAGTGTGTTCCGGTCGTAACCGGTGTGAATGTTTGTTCGGGTACGAGGTGACCAAGTACGATCAGTTTACCTGTGCTCCGGTATGTGATCCCACTTGCTCCAATGGACTGTGTGTGGCGCCTAATAAATGTGTTTGTAATAGTGGTTATAAAAAAGAATTGGATCATTGTGTCCCCGAGTGCAATCCAGGATGCGTTAATAGTTTGTGCAGTGAACCGGGTGAGTGCAAATGTTTCCAGGGTTATGAAAAGTCGAATGAGTCACACGTTTGTAATCCGATTTGTCATCCGCCTTGTGAGAATGGTGCATGCGTTGGAGTCCAACATTGTATATGTTTTCATGGCTATCGCCAACTGAATGCTAGTATGTGTGAACCGTTTTGCAACCCTAAATACATCAACACTCATAATGGGATCTGTGTCGCACCAAATGTATTACGTTGTAACGAAGGATATTCGCTGTCGGAATCACCCGATCAAAAGCTGACATGTACTTCCAGATGTGATCCAAAGTGTGTCAATGCCAGCTGCACTTCCGACGGCATCTGCAAATGTCATACAGGATATCAACTGGGTGCTGGAAGCAACCATGAATGTGAGCCTGTTTGTAACCCCCCATGTGAGAAGGCAAATTGCGTCGCTCCTGATCATTGTCAGTGTGAAAGTGGCTATCGAAAGACACCGGAGAATCCTGACACTTGCACTTTCTTCTGTAACCCGGAAGTGGTTGACTGTTCACTAGGAAACTGTACCGATGTAGATACATGTGAATGTCCCGACGGGTTCGATCTGGTGGAGGATACTAACCAAATCCTTCGATGTGTACCACTCTGTGAACCGCCCTGTGTAAACGGCAACTGCGTCGAAAGCAACGTTTGTGAATGTCTTCCCGGTTATCAGCTATTGAACGCTACCATTTGTGAACCCATTTGCGATGTCGATTGTCAAAATGGTGTTTGTACAGGGCCAAATCAATGCAGCTGCAACAATGGATTCGTAAAGACTAACGAAACTATTTGTGAACCACATTGTGATGCCGATGTCATTAACTGCACATTTGGAGTCTGCGTCCAACCGAACGATTGTCAATGCCACAGCGGTTATCATCTTAATAATTCCAGCTGTCAACCAATCTGTGACCAGCTCCCACTGAACAGCATCTGTTTTGCTCCTGGTAAATCCCGATGTCTGGATGGCCACGAACCAGGAAATGATGGGAACTGCAGTCCCGTTTGTGAGCAAGATTGTGGAAATGGAACATGTAGTGCTCCAAACACCTGCAGTTGCGATTCCGGCTATCAGGTTGATGAAACCGCTTCCTGTAACTCGATCTGTGAAGATAAGTGCACCATCGAGGCCGGAGTTTGTGATGATTTGCTGTGTATCTGTAACGCAGGATACGACAATCGGGAAAGTATCTACTTCTGTTCACCTGTTTGCAATAACTGCCTCAACGGAAATTGTACTGCTCCTGGAGAATGCGAGTGCTTCGAAGGATTCGAATTATCCAACAGGACGATGATTTGTGAACCTGTTTGCGCCGATTGCGCTGATGGATGCTGCATTTCTCCCGGTGTTTGTCAGTGTAAGGAACCTCAAGCCGCCAGTGCGAGTGCAGAAAACTTCCCCTGGACAATCGTTTGGTGTGTAATAGGGGGAGCGATTACCTTGGCCGCTGCATACATTATAATCAAATACATCAAACATAAAGGAATAGAACATTCCtataaatgtgaat ATGATCCCAGTTTGGAACAAACTTCAATTTCTGGAAGCCTTTGA